One Setaria viridis chromosome 3, Setaria_viridis_v4.0, whole genome shotgun sequence DNA window includes the following coding sequences:
- the LOC117847144 gene encoding ABC transporter G family member 1, with product MMANSGQAVVDIDEAGGEAMRPPALPPVPYVLNFTDLSYSVKKGGGLLGCLPSRPSNRLASADAPPAAPAGNTKTLLDGISGEACAGELFAVMGASGSGKSTLVDALAGRIARESLHGSVTLNGEPLQGRRLRAISAYVMQDDLLYPMLTVRETLHFAAEFRLPRALSQEKKRARVDALIDQLGLTRAADTIIGDEGHRGVSGGERRRVSIGTDIIHDPILLFLDEPTSGLDSASAFMVVQVLRRIAQSGSVVIMTIHQPSARILGILDRLLLLSRGRTVYAGTPAGLKPFFAEFGAPIPDNENPAEFALDTIREYERQPDGAAALADFNAKWQNNGSSTDKDSKLMSTMPLELAIAESVSRGKLVAGSGSGSAVSGTVPTFANPPWTEVWVLIKRSFTNTARMPELFAMRLGTIMVTGFILATIFWRLDDTPKGVQERLGFFAMAMSTMFYVCADALPVFVQERHIYLRETAHNAYRRISYVLANAAVAFPPLVLLSLAFAVTTFWAVGLAGGASSFLFFVLIILASFWAGSGFVTFLSAVVPHVMLGYTVVVAILAYFLLFSGFFINRDRIPDYWIWFHYLSLVKYPYQAVLQNEFRDASRCFSRGIEMFDGTPVGRMSEAVKLKVLDAISKTLGSNMTASTCVTTGADVLVQQAVTDISKWKCLLVTVAWGFFFRALFYVVLLVGSKNKRK from the coding sequence ATGATGGCCAACTCCGGCCAGGCCGTGGTCGACAtcgacgaggccggcggcgaggccatgCGGCCGCCGGCGCTACCGCCGGTCCCCTACGTGCTCAACTTCACCGACCTGTCGTACAGCGTCAAGAAGGGCGGCGGGCTGCTGGGCTGCCTCCcgtcgcggcccagcaaccgccTCGCGTCCGcggacgcgccgccggccgcgccggccgggaaCACCAAGACGCTGCTCGACGGCATCTCCGGCGAGGCGTGCGCGGGCGAGCTGTTCGCCGTCATGGGCGCCAGCGGCTCCGGTAAGTCCACGCTCGTCGACGCGCTGGCGGGGCGCATCGCGCGGGAGAGCCTCCACGGGAGCGTCACGCTCAACGGGGAGCCGCTCCAGGGGCGGCGGCTCCGCGCCATCTCCGCCTACGTCATGCAGGACGACCTGCTGTACCCGATGCTGACGGTCCGCGAGACGCTGCACTTCGCCGCCGAGTTCCGCCTCCCGCGCGCTCTGTCGCAGGAGAAGAAGCGCGCGCGCGTGGACGCGCTCATCGATCAGCTCGGCCTCACCCGCGCCGCCGACACCATCATCGGCGACGAGGGTCACCGCGGGGTGTCTGGCGGCGAGCGCCGGCGAGTTTCGATCGGGACGGACATCATCCACGACCCGATCCTGCTGTTCCTGGACGAGCCCACCTCCGGGCTGGACTCGGCGAGCGCCTTCATGGTGGTGCAGGTGCTCCGCCGCATCGCGCAGAGCGGCAGCGTGGTGATCATGACCATCCACCAGCCCAGCGCCCGCATCCTCGGCATCCTCGaccgcctgctcctcctctcgcgCGGCCGCACCGTCTACGCCGGCACGCCCGCCGGCCTCAAGCCCTTCTTCGCCGAGTTCGGCGCGCCCATCCCGGACAACGAGAACCCCGCCGAGTTCGCGCTCGACACCATCCGCGAGTACGAGCGCCagcccgacggcgccgccgcgctcgccgactTCAACGCCAAGTGGCAGAACAACGGTTCTTCCACGGACAAGGACAGCAAGCTGATGAGCACGATGCCCTTGGAGCTCGCCATCGCCGAGAGCGTGTCCCGGGGTAAGCTGGTCGCCGGGAGCGGGTCGGGGAGCGCGGTGAGCGGCACGGTGCCGACGTTCGCGAACCCGCCGTGGACAGAGGTGTGGGTGCTGATCAAGCGGTCCTTCACCAACACGGCGCGCATGCCGGAGCTCTTCGCCATGCGCCTCGGCACCATCATGGTCACGGGCTTCATCCTGGCGACCATCTTCTGGCGCCTGGACGACACGCCCAAGGGCGTGCAGGAGCGGCTGGGCTTCTTCGCCATGGCCATGTCGACTATGTTCTACGTGTGCGCCGACGCGCTGCCGGTGTTCGTGCAGGAGCGCCACATCTACCTGCGCGAGACCGCGCACAACGCCTACCGCCGCATCTCCTACGTGCTCGccaacgccgccgtcgccttcccGCCGCTCGTGCTCCTCtccctcgccttcgccgtcacCACCTTCTGGGCGgtggggctcgccggcggcgcctcgtCGTTCCTCTTCTTCGTCCTCATCATCCTGGCCTCCTTCTGGGCGGGCAGCGGCTTCGTCACCTTCCTCTCCGCCGTGGTGCCGCACGTCATGCTGGGGTACACGGTGGTCGTCGCCATCCTCGCCTACTTCCTCCTCTTCTCAGGCTTCTTCATCAACCGCGATCGCATCCCCGACTACTGGATCTGGTTCCACTACCTGTCCCTGGTGAAATACCCGTACCAGGCCGTGCTCCAGAACGAGTTCAGGGACGCGTCGCGCTGCTTCTCCCGCGGCATCGAGATGTTCGACGGAACACCCGTGGGGCGCATGTCCGAGGCCGTCAAGCTCAAGGTGCTCGACGCCATCAGCAAGACGCTGGGGTCCAACATGACGGCGAGCACCTGCGTCACCACCGGCGCCGACGTGCTGGTGCAGCAGGCCGTCACGGACATCAGCAAGTGGAAGTGCCTGCTGGTGACCGTGGCGTGGGGGTTCTTCTTCAGGGCCCTCTTCTACGTGGTTCTGCTCGTCGGGAGCAAGAACAAGCGCAAATAA
- the LOC117847145 gene encoding uncharacterized protein: MPRYDDRYGSTRLYVGRLASRTRSRDLEYLFSRYGRIREVELKRDYAFIEFSDPRDADDARYNLDGKDVDGSHIIVEFAKGVPRGPGGSREYMGRGPPPGTGRCFNCGIDGHWARDCKAGDWKNKCYRCGERGHIERNCQNSPRSVRRERSYSRSPSPRRGRGRGRSRSYSRSRSRSRSYSRSRSLSGSPRRGHRDLERSRSLSYSRSPMQSASPPAKERSRTPDGSRSPRSPSPRGEVSPPPKDNGERNGPDRGGSPGMMEKENSRSRSRSPSDGNRSPAANGRSPSPRGDPSPSPRGDRSPSPRGDRSPSPKGNGNNDDDDHGASPRGSKSP, from the exons ATGCCTCGCTATGATGATCGCTATGGAAGCACTCGCTTGTATGTTGGCAGATTAGCCTCCCGCACTCGTTCCCGTGACCTAGAATATCTGTTCAGCAGATATGGAAG AATACGAGAAGTGGAGTTGAAGCGCGACTATGCGTTTATT GAGTTCAGTGATCCTCGTGATGCTGATGATGCGCGATACAACCTAGATGGCAAGGATGTTGATGGGAGCCACATTATTGTTGAGTTTGCTAAAGGG GTTCCACGTGGACCAGGTGGTTCCCGTGAATATATGGGAAGAGGCCCTCCACCAGGGACAGGTCGTTGCTTCAACTGTGGAATTGATGGTCACTGGGCAAGGGACTGTAAGGCTGGTGACTGGAAAAACAAATGCTACCGATGTGGAGAAAGGGGCCATATAGAAAGAAATTGCCAGAACAGCCCTAGGAGTGTCAG GCGTGAGAGAAGCTACTCACGCTCCCCATCCCCacgccgaggacgaggacggggCCGCAGTCGGAGCTACAGTagaagccggagccggagccggagctaTAG CCGGTCAAGATCCCTATCTGGATCTCCTAGGAGAGGTCATCGTGACCTTGAGAGATCAAGGAGCCTTAGCTACAGCAGGAGCCCCATGCAATCTGCCTCCCCACCAGCAAAGGAGCGCAGCCGCACGCCTGATGGAAGCAGGAGTCCAAGGAGCCCCAGCCCCCGGGGTGAGGTGAGCCCACCTCCAAAAGATAATGGTGAGCGCAATGGCCCAGACCGTGGTGGCAGCCCTGGAATGATGGAGAAGGagaacagcaggagcaggagccggAGCCCATCTGATGGGAACCGGAGCCCTGCAGCCAATGGGCGGAGCCCAAGTCCTAGGGGTGACCCTAGCCCAAGCCCTAGGGGTGACCGCAGCCCAAGCCCTAGGGGCGACCGCAGCCCAAGTCCGAAGGGCAATGGTAACAACGATGATGATGACCATGGCGCTTCACCCAGAGGAAGCAAGTCCCCCTGA
- the LOC117847146 gene encoding uncharacterized protein, translated as MPRYDDRYGGTRLYVGRLSSRTRSRDLEYLFSKYGRIREVELKRDYAFIEFSDPRDADDAQYNLDGREVDGSRIIVEFAKGVPRGAGGSREYMGRGPPPGTGRCFNCGIDGHWARDCKAGDWKNKCYRCGERGHIERNCQNSPRNLRRERSYSRSPSPRRGRGRSRSYSRSRSYSRSRSVSGSPRGGRRDRDERRSRSLSYSRSPRRSASPSAKEKERSPTPNGSRSPRSPSPRDQVSPPPKDNGERNGSDNGDSPGRRENSRSRSRSRSPSDGYRSPAANGRSPSPRDDRSPSPKGNAGDDDGRGSPRGSQSP; from the exons ATGCCTCGCTATGATGATCGTTATGGGGGCACACGCTTGTATGTTGGCAGATTGTCCTCCCGCACTCGTTCTCGTGACCTAGAATATCTTTTCAGCAAGTATGGAAG AATACGAGAAGTGGAGTTGAAGCGCGACTATGCATTTATT GAATTCAGCGATCCTCgtgatgctgatgatgcacaATACAACCTAGATGGCAGGGAAGTTGATGGGAGCCGCATTATTGTTGAGTTTGCTAAAGGG GTTCCTCGTGGTGCTGGTGGCTCCCGTGAGTACATGGGAAGAGGACCTCCCCCAGGAACAGGCCGTTGTTTTAACTGTGGAATTGATGGTCACTGGGCAAGGGACTGCAAGGCTGGTGACTGGAAAAACAAATGCTACCGCTGTGGAGAAAGGGGCCATATAGAAAGGAATTGCCAGAATAGTCCAAGGAACCTCAG GCGTGAGAGAAGTTATTCCCGGTCACCATCTCCACGCCGTGGACGGGGCCGCAGTCGGAGCTACAGCAGAAGCCGGAGTTATAG CCGTTCTAGATCCGTATCTGGGTCTCCCAGGGGCGGGCGCCGTGACCGTGATGAGAGGAGATCAAGGAGTCTTAGCTACAGCAGGAGCCCCAGGCGTTCTGCCTCACCAAGTGCAAAGGAAAAGGAGCGTAGCCCCACACCTAACGGCAGTAGGAGCCCAAGGAGTCCCAGCCCCAGGGATCAGGTGAGCCCGCCACCAAAGGACAATGGTGAGCGCAATGGTTCAGACAACGGTGACAGCCCTGGAAGGAGGGagaacagcaggagcaggagcaggagccgTAGCCCATCTGATGGCTACCGAAGTCCTGCAGCCAATGGGCGCAGCCCCAGCCCTAGGGATGACCGTAGCCCTAGTCCCAAAGGTAACGCAGGTGATGATGATGGCCGCGGTTCACCAAGAGGAAGTCAGTCCCCCTGA